TTTCCCTCTGACTTGGAGATGCCTGCAGAGAGTTTAATGCCTCTTCCGAGAACTCGCGCTGCAGTGTTTGAGAAATGCGCTCTCCGGGGTCCACCATTCCCTGAAAAGACAACAACAATTATCATAACCATCTGTGAGCATATTAGcagaattcatttttaaaaacctcACCCAACAGATGCTGCAGCTCACTCAAAATAACTACTCTGAACATTTAAAACAACCACCGAGGTTCATGCTCACCCCTGGGATGGCCCATTCGCCACAGTCCAACCTCTTGATGGACACAAATTGCAGCACAGGTAGTTGAGAGTTAGTGTGGTGGACACACTGTCCTGTAGAGTCCCTTTTCCACCTGTATGAGGCCACAGGAAACCGGAATGAGTTTTCGAGAATGTTTTAAGCATTCAAACCCACCCACATTATACACGAAAGTCCTTGCATGCATGTAACTGTGAAACTGGTCAAACGAGAAAGAGATTACATGTAAAACGTTGGTTTCTATTTATAACGACACACATTTTAGTACCTGGTAACTATTGGATCAGCAGCGTGGTTCGGACCCCACCTTCCCAGTAATCCTCGGCCCTCCAGCCCAGTCCTTCCATGTGGATTACTGAGGATGATTTACGGTAAGTAACAGCattgtaaatattacaattattgaaatatttttggaaatcTAGTATTTGGACTCACAGTGGTTTGCCATTCTGAACACGATACGAGCCCTCATGGCTTCTCCTGTCCACAGATCCATCTATAGAATTGAACTGTGGGGAAAATGAACTAAAGAAAGCATAAATAGATTGTTATAcatatatttcaaaactttattaAAACACTTTAACAAGAGTATCCTGtggtaaaacttttttttcttttctcttttaaaaCTAAATCATAAAATCTACAGTCTAATATTTATCAATCAATGAACATTTGATAAATATTGCAATTTAAGGTTGTAATTTAttgtagaaataaaaataatatatgcttaacatgaataatatatttcttaatgttgcaatattatttgtttatgtattttgtaCTCACCCAATCTCTGGGTCAGCCCAAGCAGGCTTGTTCAGTACAGTGGGGGCGGTATATTTGACAGGGCTGTACTGGGGACAGTCTGTGTCCCAGTCTACTGTGTGGTctgggacagggaagcggtgtgTGTCTGATCCGGGATACACCGGGCAGCGAGCCTTCACGTGCGCGGCGGCAGAACACATGTAGACTGATGTTGATGAAAAGAAACTGCGGCTAATGGCCTTCTTACTGCTGGAAATTGTTTGGACGAACCTATTAATTTAACCCTTAAGTTGCAATTCAACTCACAAGTCAAAAATGAGAGCACTACgagaaataaaaatgcattaaagaaccagaaaatctgTCGATTACACACCTGTCAATGTCAAGCTCCTGTCACAACTAATTTACAGCTTCagaattcatattaatattaattatgacaTTGATTCACATACCAGACTCCACTCGTGCCAGCAGCGTAGGGGAGCCCAATAAGACTAAGTGCAACATGCACCGATGCAGCCCAGTGACGGGACACTGCTTTCATTCCTGAACAAACAAATCTCTAAGCAAGCAGACAGAGCTGCAGCAACCCGGAAGAGAGAGACTGGCCCCGCCTCCTCGGTGACGCAATCCACGCGACGCGCCGTGGCTGATCTTCTTGCTTTACTGTCTATGCTCTGTTCTACATGTGACATGTGAACCTCTCTAGCTGTAgattatacatttcttaaaagaGAAATTGTACAGTGTAATCGACCCAATATAAAGGAAACAATTAATACTTTTTGAGAACGTGTAGATGTGTTCgtttaaattcattaaattataaGTAAGATTCAATTGCGTTTAAAGAAGGgctatttttttgtataaaatatcaCGATCCATCACTCTAGAAccacaaataataataagcactatcatgttattattttgttgttgttattattattattattattaagttggtaAATCATTTCCCAATTTGacataattacattcattttatctatctatctatctatctatctatctatctatctatctatctatctatctatctatatcatACATATAGAAATGATTCAGACACTTTGAACTAATTTCTtgcttgagtgtttttttttctttctgtaattactaatgcaatatttacactagtacagactgaacaaaataaaGCATTACTTAGTAATTGGTTGACCTAAATTGGTATTTTCTAGTTGTGtactttctatcaaagttatctggcATTATCaagattatttgttatttattatttgttctaacacagtttaactctgagttcttgtcatattttattaccattttctaaactatagcgaatgaactgtgataatgtgagaactgttgaaggtgtctgaataaattttggt
The nucleotide sequence above comes from Carassius gibelio isolate Cgi1373 ecotype wild population from Czech Republic chromosome B3, carGib1.2-hapl.c, whole genome shotgun sequence. Encoded proteins:
- the LOC127952067 gene encoding ADP-ribose pyrophosphatase, mitochondrial isoform X1 — its product is MKAVSRHWAASVHVALSLIGLPYAAGTSGVWFVQTISSSKKAISRSFFSSTSVYMCSAAAHVKARCPVYPGSDTHRFPVPDHTVDWDTDCPQYSPVKYTAPTVLNKPAWADPEIGSFSPQFNSIDGSVDRRSHEGSYRVQNGKPLNPHGRTGLEGRGLLGRWGPNHAADPIVTRWKRDSTGQCVHHTNSQLPVLQFVSIKRLDCGEWAIPGGMVDPGERISQTLQREFSEEALNSLQASPSQRENIQKRIAELFNSAGLQVYKGYVDDPRNTDNAWMETVAVNFHDESGNSVSELPLQAGDDAGQVSWIDVDSSLALYANHLHFLETVAKERNAHW
- the LOC127952067 gene encoding ADP-ribose pyrophosphatase, mitochondrial isoform X3, translated to MKAVSRHWAASVHVALSLIGLPYAAGTSGVCKKAISRSFFSSTSVYMCSAAAHVKARCPVYPGSDTHRFPVPDHTVDWDTDCPQYSPVKYTAPTVLNKPAWADPEIGSFSPQFNSIDGSVDRRSHEGSYRVQNGKPLNPHGRTGLEGRGLLGRWGPNHAADPIVTRWKRDSTGQCVHHTNSQLPVLQFVSIKRLDCGEWAIPGGMVDPGERISQTLQREFSEEALNSLQASPSQRENIQKRIAELFNSAGLQVYKGYVDDPRNTDNAWMETVAVNFHDESGNSVSELPLQAGDDAGQVSWIDVDSSLALYANHLHFLETVAKERNAHW
- the LOC127952067 gene encoding ADP-ribose pyrophosphatase, mitochondrial isoform X2; the encoded protein is MKAVSRHWAASVHVALSLIGLPYAAGTSGVCSKKAISRSFFSSTSVYMCSAAAHVKARCPVYPGSDTHRFPVPDHTVDWDTDCPQYSPVKYTAPTVLNKPAWADPEIGSFSPQFNSIDGSVDRRSHEGSYRVQNGKPLNPHGRTGLEGRGLLGRWGPNHAADPIVTRWKRDSTGQCVHHTNSQLPVLQFVSIKRLDCGEWAIPGGMVDPGERISQTLQREFSEEALNSLQASPSQRENIQKRIAELFNSAGLQVYKGYVDDPRNTDNAWMETVAVNFHDESGNSVSELPLQAGDDAGQVSWIDVDSSLALYANHLHFLETVAKERNAHW